The following coding sequences lie in one Aquabacterium olei genomic window:
- a CDS encoding EAL domain-containing protein: MSLIRQIWLLLLATLLLAFFGSFAVWMLSARGYLETQLRLKNADNAQSLALSLSQQKGDRTAMELTASAVFDTGFYQRVTLRDGAGRVLFSRDAEADAVRPRAPAWFAQMVTVTSTPGVAQVSDGWRALGSVEVVSHAAFAYDQLWQGALKTVGLLSVLGALAAGAAAYGVRRIRTPLDATVAQAQALMERRFVTVPEPAVPELARLSRAMNEVVQRLKSLFDEQSTQVEQLRQQAHCDPLTRLSHRAHFMTQLRAMLATDEAAGEGMLYLIRVVDLAGINRQLGHRATDALLQKVSDVLRGVWADVAGVARGRLNGGDFAVLVGQGDVAPPPAAYYADLLRRALTEMASPAQIVVGAVRWSRGMPVAQVLAAADSALARAESRGPFAVETAEMPQSDVAVLGEEAWRERLDAALQAGRMELVRFPVVGRDQLLVHHECPLRIQLEDDGTPEPAARWLPMALRTGLIARIDEAAVALALLQIARDHEPLGVNLSPASLADSSFVPRLRARLASMPEAARHLWLEVDESAAIDRFDMVRELCKQLRPLGARVGLEHAGDRLARINLLFEAGLDYVKLGASVVQGVAQDPARSAYVTATVSMLHGLGLQVFAEGVSDPADIVALHQAGLDGVTGPAVRLTTA, encoded by the coding sequence ATGTCCTTGATTCGTCAGATCTGGTTGTTGTTGCTGGCGACGCTGTTGTTGGCGTTCTTCGGCAGCTTCGCCGTCTGGATGCTGTCTGCGCGCGGCTACCTTGAAACGCAGTTGCGGCTGAAGAACGCCGACAACGCGCAGTCGCTGGCCTTGAGCCTGTCGCAGCAGAAGGGCGACCGCACGGCCATGGAGCTGACGGCCTCGGCCGTTTTCGACACCGGCTTCTACCAGCGGGTGACGCTGCGGGACGGTGCCGGCCGCGTGCTGTTCAGCCGCGATGCCGAAGCCGATGCCGTGCGTCCCCGTGCCCCCGCCTGGTTTGCGCAGATGGTGACCGTCACGTCGACACCCGGGGTGGCCCAGGTGTCCGATGGCTGGCGTGCGCTCGGCTCGGTCGAGGTGGTGAGCCACGCGGCGTTTGCCTACGACCAGCTCTGGCAGGGCGCCTTGAAGACCGTGGGGCTGCTGTCCGTGCTGGGCGCCTTGGCGGCGGGGGCGGCCGCATATGGCGTGCGGCGCATCCGCACCCCGCTGGATGCCACGGTGGCGCAGGCACAGGCCTTGATGGAGCGGCGCTTTGTCACGGTCCCCGAGCCGGCCGTGCCCGAGCTGGCTCGGCTGAGCCGCGCCATGAACGAGGTCGTGCAACGGCTGAAATCGCTGTTCGACGAGCAGTCCACGCAGGTCGAGCAGCTGCGTCAGCAGGCGCATTGCGACCCGCTCACCCGGCTGTCGCATCGCGCACACTTCATGACACAGTTGCGCGCCATGCTGGCCACCGACGAAGCGGCCGGCGAAGGCATGCTGTACCTGATCCGCGTGGTGGACCTGGCCGGGATCAACCGGCAGCTGGGCCACCGGGCCACCGATGCCCTGCTGCAGAAGGTGTCCGACGTGCTGCGTGGCGTCTGGGCCGATGTGGCGGGCGTGGCCCGCGGGCGGCTCAATGGGGGCGACTTTGCCGTGCTGGTGGGGCAGGGCGACGTGGCGCCGCCGCCGGCGGCCTACTATGCCGATCTGCTGCGCCGCGCGCTGACGGAGATGGCCTCGCCCGCGCAGATCGTGGTGGGCGCCGTGCGCTGGAGCCGCGGCATGCCGGTCGCGCAGGTGCTGGCGGCAGCCGACTCGGCGCTGGCCCGCGCGGAAAGCCGCGGTCCGTTCGCGGTGGAGACGGCCGAGATGCCGCAGTCCGATGTGGCCGTGCTGGGCGAGGAGGCCTGGCGCGAGCGGCTGGACGCCGCCCTGCAGGCAGGCCGGATGGAGCTGGTGCGCTTTCCGGTGGTCGGCCGTGACCAGCTGCTGGTTCACCACGAATGCCCGCTGCGCATCCAGCTTGAGGATGATGGCACGCCCGAGCCGGCCGCGCGCTGGCTGCCGATGGCGCTGCGCACCGGCCTGATCGCCCGCATCGACGAGGCCGCCGTGGCACTGGCCCTGCTGCAGATTGCGCGGGATCACGAACCGCTGGGCGTGAACCTGTCGCCGGCCTCCCTGGCCGACAGCAGCTTCGTGCCGCGCCTGCGCGCGCGTCTGGCCTCCATGCCCGAGGCGGCCCGCCACCTGTGGCTGGAGGTCGATGAAAGCGCGGCGATCGACCGCTTCGACATGGTGCGCGAGCTGTGCAAGCAGCTGCGCCCCTTGGGGGCCCGCGTGGGGCTCGAGCACGCCGGTGACCGCCTGGCGCGCATCAACCTGCTGTTCGAGGCCGGGCTGGATTACGTCAAGCTCGGTGCCTCGGTGGTGCAGGGGGTGGCCCAGGATCCGGCCCGTTCGGCGTATGTGACGGCGACGGTCAGCATGCTGCATGGCCTGGGCCTGCAGGTGTTTGCCGAAGGCGTGAGCGATCCGGCCGACATCGTGGCCCTGCACCAGGCTGGCCTGGACGGTGTCACCGGCCCGGCCGTGCGGCTGACGACCGCCTGA
- a CDS encoding transglutaminase-like cysteine peptidase, which translates to MAPLDADGHRAPLLRRARGWLLGLVVLASFVGTVGLAWEAPRVLGSAQRLGPVVAARAQALVQDIGEAAALDEEARLRRLNTFFNRQVQYRDDRDVWGQVDYWGSPLETLTKGQGDCEDYAIGKYFALMAAGVPSARMRLVYVRAQNGGVIQAHMVLAYYPTPDAEPLILDNLITDIRPASRRPDLTPVFSFNAEGLWQGVGAATAGDPVARLSRWREVLAKAKAEGWW; encoded by the coding sequence ATGGCTCCGCTGGATGCCGACGGCCATCGCGCGCCCTTGCTGCGCAGGGCGCGCGGGTGGCTGCTCGGCCTCGTCGTGCTGGCCTCGTTCGTCGGCACGGTGGGCCTGGCCTGGGAGGCCCCCCGGGTGCTCGGCAGCGCACAGCGCCTCGGCCCGGTGGTGGCGGCACGGGCGCAGGCGCTGGTGCAGGACATCGGCGAGGCCGCCGCTCTCGACGAAGAGGCTCGGCTGCGGCGGCTCAACACCTTCTTCAATCGCCAGGTCCAGTACCGCGATGACCGCGATGTGTGGGGGCAGGTCGACTACTGGGGCTCGCCGCTCGAAACCCTCACGAAGGGGCAGGGCGACTGCGAGGACTACGCCATCGGCAAATACTTTGCGCTGATGGCGGCGGGCGTGCCGAGTGCGCGGATGCGGTTGGTTTACGTCCGTGCACAGAACGGGGGCGTCATCCAGGCGCACATGGTGCTGGCGTATTACCCGACGCCCGACGCAGAGCCGCTTATCCTCGACAACCTCATCACAGACATCCGGCCTGCGTCCCGGCGGCCTGATCTGACGCCCGTCTTCAGCTTCAATGCCGAAGGCTTGTGGCAAGGTGTGGGGGCCGCCACGGCGGGCGATCCGGTTGCGCGTCTGTCGCGCTGGCGAGAGGTGCTCGCGAAAGCGAAGGCGGAGGGGTGGTGGTGA
- a CDS encoding TolC family outer membrane protein — protein MTQNKMKCALSALAMACLATAAGAQTAAGLTEAVQKALANNPDVTARLNALQAAANEADVARGGFYPRIDLGASVGRDQDRITSRTPDSQSLTRHGLALSASQMLWDGLATRKEVERLGHARMVRYFEFLSASEDTALEAARAYLDVLRFRKLVQLAEDNYVQHKYAADQLQSKFKAGVGRGVDAEQSNARLALAESNLTTEIANLHDVSARFLRIVGEAPGPRLNVPAGLERGLQPANTDHVNQALARNPAISAAVENLRAVQAQAEGQESRFQPRVEARVRSGVGKNFDGVLNQKRDTAAELVMNWNLYNGGSDRARVRQYADLINQAADQRDKACRDVRQTSAIAHNDIRKLKDQLVALDRNVLAIEKARDAYRQQFDIGQRSLLDLLNAENELYTARRAYANAEHDLQLAYARTQAVRHMLVSTLGLTQEGAAPELAKDWQAEDEAAQRCPVVSVEPTGTPREELDARARRLAVPAVATAAVTAPTVPTAAPVAPKADAAAVATVTQRLQDWAAAWMAKDANRYLGFYAPEFAPARTTPAQWTANRRRMLSKSGPIEVKLGQVQVAPEGDTVVTRFEQSYRSNDFSDQTAKTLTWRLQGGAWVIVRESNR, from the coding sequence GTGACGCAAAACAAGATGAAGTGCGCCCTCTCGGCACTGGCTATGGCGTGCCTCGCCACGGCAGCAGGCGCCCAGACCGCCGCAGGCCTGACCGAAGCGGTCCAGAAGGCGCTGGCGAACAACCCCGACGTCACCGCACGGCTGAATGCACTGCAGGCGGCGGCCAATGAAGCCGACGTCGCACGCGGCGGTTTCTACCCCCGCATCGACCTGGGCGCCAGCGTGGGCCGCGACCAGGACCGCATCACCTCGCGCACGCCCGACTCCCAGAGCCTGACCCGCCATGGCCTTGCGCTGAGCGCCTCGCAGATGCTGTGGGACGGCCTGGCCACCCGCAAGGAAGTGGAGCGACTGGGCCACGCCCGCATGGTGCGCTACTTCGAGTTCCTGTCTGCCAGCGAAGACACCGCGCTGGAAGCCGCCCGCGCCTATCTGGACGTGCTGCGCTTTCGCAAGCTCGTGCAGTTGGCGGAAGACAACTACGTGCAGCACAAGTACGCCGCCGACCAGCTGCAGTCGAAATTCAAGGCGGGTGTGGGCCGCGGTGTGGACGCCGAGCAATCGAACGCCCGACTGGCCCTCGCCGAATCCAACCTGACGACCGAGATCGCCAACCTGCACGACGTGAGCGCCCGCTTTCTGCGCATCGTGGGTGAGGCCCCGGGCCCGCGGCTGAACGTGCCCGCCGGACTCGAGCGCGGGCTGCAGCCCGCCAACACCGATCACGTGAACCAGGCGCTGGCCCGCAACCCGGCCATCAGCGCCGCGGTCGAGAACCTGCGCGCCGTGCAGGCGCAGGCCGAAGGCCAGGAAAGCCGCTTCCAGCCGCGCGTCGAGGCGCGGGTGCGCTCGGGTGTGGGCAAGAACTTCGATGGCGTGCTCAACCAGAAGCGCGACACCGCCGCCGAACTGGTGATGAACTGGAACCTCTACAACGGGGGATCCGACCGCGCTCGCGTGCGTCAGTACGCCGACCTGATCAACCAGGCTGCCGACCAGCGCGACAAGGCTTGTCGCGACGTGCGCCAGACCAGCGCCATCGCCCACAACGACATCCGCAAGCTCAAGGACCAGCTGGTGGCACTGGACCGCAACGTGCTGGCCATCGAGAAAGCGCGCGACGCCTACCGCCAGCAGTTCGACATCGGCCAGCGCAGCCTGCTGGACCTGCTGAACGCCGAGAACGAGCTCTACACGGCCCGCCGAGCCTATGCCAATGCCGAGCACGACCTGCAGTTGGCCTACGCCCGCACACAAGCCGTGCGCCACATGCTGGTGAGCACGCTGGGCCTGACCCAGGAAGGCGCTGCACCCGAGCTGGCCAAGGACTGGCAGGCCGAGGATGAGGCAGCCCAGCGCTGCCCGGTGGTGTCGGTGGAACCGACCGGCACCCCGCGAGAAGAACTCGACGCCCGCGCGCGCAGGCTGGCTGTGCCCGCTGTGGCGACCGCAGCCGTGACCGCCCCCACCGTGCCGACCGCTGCGCCGGTGGCGCCCAAGGCCGACGCCGCAGCGGTGGCCACCGTGACGCAGCGCCTGCAGGACTGGGCCGCCGCCTGGATGGCCAAGGACGCGAACCGCTACCTCGGCTTCTACGCGCCCGAATTTGCACCGGCGCGCACGACCCCGGCCCAATGGACAGCCAACCGCCGCCGCATGCTGAGCAAGTCCGGCCCCATCGAGGTGAAGCTGGGCCAGGTGCAGGTCGCGCCGGAAGGCGACACGGTCGTGACCCGCTTCGAGCAGAGCTATCGCTCGAATGACTTCAGCGACCAGACGGCCAAGACGCTCACCTGGCGCCTGCAGGGCGGCGCCTGGGTCATCGTGCGGGAAAGCAACCGCTGA
- a CDS encoding DUF2493 domain-containing protein: protein MGAGCAHWTAAERPALRVLVCGGLEADDQHAVFHALDLVLTRYQVTVLIHGAARGADTLADQWAVARGIERQVFPVPPEQWERVGLAASPLRNTRMLVAGRPDALVAFPGGPGTEDMVNQARVAGLPVWRPYG, encoded by the coding sequence ATGGGTGCTGGGTGCGCGCACTGGACTGCCGCAGAGCGCCCCGCTTTGCGCGTGCTGGTGTGTGGCGGGCTGGAGGCCGACGACCAGCACGCGGTGTTTCACGCGCTCGATCTCGTGCTCACGCGGTACCAGGTCACAGTGCTCATTCACGGGGCCGCCCGCGGGGCGGACACGCTGGCCGACCAGTGGGCGGTGGCGCGTGGCATCGAGCGCCAGGTCTTCCCCGTGCCGCCCGAGCAATGGGAGCGGGTCGGCCTGGCCGCGAGCCCGCTGCGCAACACGCGCATGCTGGTGGCCGGGCGACCGGACGCGCTCGTCGCGTTTCCCGGGGGACCCGGCACCGAAGACATGGTGAACCAGGCGCGGGTGGCAGGCCTGCCGGTGTGGCGGCCCTACGGTTGA
- the putA gene encoding trifunctional transcriptional regulator/proline dehydrogenase/L-glutamate gamma-semialdehyde dehydrogenase, with protein sequence MTATIPTSLWPIGAFDASATALPTAPRSEIRRRIDAAWRTPEPVCVPTLVDAARIPAALREPVRGLAHDLVSGLRATRSRSSGVDALMKEFSLSSQEGVALMCLAEALLRVPDKATADRLIRDKLADGDWRSHIGNSPSLFVNAATWGLLITGRLVSTSSEEGLSSALTRLVARGGEPLIRKGMDLAMRMLGEQFVTGRDIDEALRRGRAHEKKGYRYSFDMLGEAAMTAADADRYFGDYERAIEAIGQSSTGRGVVDGNGISVKLSALHPRYTWSQRERVLAELLPKLKTLCLQAKRHDIGLNIDAEEADRLDISLDLLEALALDPALAGWTGLGFVVQAYQKRAPYVLDFVIDLARRSGRRMMVRLVKGAYWDAEIKRAQIDGLSGYPVYTRKVYTDVSYLACAKKLLAARDVIYPQFATHNAHSLAAIFHLAAAEGRAWQPGDYEFQCLHGMGEPLYDQIVGQAERHRMVRIYAPVGSHETLLAYLVRRLLENGANTSFVNRIVDERVPVEELIADPVEQAAPLAGAPHPKIPLPAELFGTLRANSEGHDLASETVRERIATALAASCETAFRAGPTLAVEAAEAIVQPVCNPADHRDVVGHVAEATAADVAQALLAAHAVASEWGATPAAVRSDALERAAELFERDADILLALTVREAGKSWGNAVAELREAVDFLRYYAQQARGFDPATHVPLGPVLCISPWNFPLAIFTGQVAAALAAGNSVLAKPAEQTPLIAAFAVRLLHEAGVPVAAAQLLPGRGETVGAALVADARVRGVMFTGSTEVAALINRTLAARGGNVPLIAETGGQNAMIVDSTALPEQVVGDVLASAFDSAGQRCSALRVLCLQEDIADGVLHMLQGAFTELRLGNPADVRIDIGPVIDAEARDGLQSHVAAMQHKGARVTQLTLPAECAHGTFVAPTIIEIGALSELGREQFGPILHVLRYRAADLDSLIDAINASGYGLTMGVHTRIDETVERVAARAHVGNLYVNRNVIGAVVGVQPFGGEGLSGTGPKAGGPLYLHRLLARTSGPRLHNGAVSVTEGDETRSADQAFAAFLSWLDGAGRALLEGDELAVLRDRADACRARRISGLRVALPGPTGEDDSLRFTARGTIAGVADTATAVLHQLMAALASGNHLVVAEGHAARVVVASLPAPLRSHVTVDAAWFERELGAVLFEGSEADADALRVRVASRPGPILQLLQPTPDYDLSRLVHERTLSINTAAAGGNASLMAMGA encoded by the coding sequence ATGACCGCCACCATCCCCACCAGCCTCTGGCCCATCGGTGCGTTTGACGCCTCGGCCACCGCCTTGCCCACCGCGCCCCGCAGTGAGATTCGCCGCAGGATCGACGCAGCATGGCGCACCCCTGAACCGGTCTGCGTGCCCACCCTGGTCGACGCCGCACGCATCCCGGCGGCGTTGCGTGAGCCGGTGCGTGGCCTGGCGCACGATCTTGTGAGCGGCCTGCGCGCCACCCGCTCGCGTTCGTCGGGTGTCGATGCGCTGATGAAGGAATTCTCACTGTCCAGTCAGGAGGGCGTGGCGCTGATGTGTCTGGCCGAAGCGCTGCTCCGCGTGCCGGACAAGGCCACGGCAGACCGCCTGATTCGTGACAAGCTGGCCGACGGAGACTGGCGTTCCCACATCGGCAACAGCCCGTCGCTGTTCGTCAACGCGGCCACCTGGGGCCTGCTGATCACGGGCCGGCTGGTGTCGACCAGCAGCGAAGAGGGGCTGTCGTCTGCGCTGACCCGTCTGGTGGCGCGCGGTGGTGAGCCGCTGATCCGCAAGGGCATGGACCTGGCGATGCGCATGCTCGGCGAGCAGTTCGTCACCGGCCGCGACATCGACGAGGCCTTGCGCCGTGGCCGTGCCCACGAGAAGAAGGGCTATCGCTACTCGTTCGACATGCTGGGCGAGGCGGCCATGACGGCCGCCGATGCTGACCGCTATTTCGGTGACTACGAGCGGGCCATCGAGGCGATCGGGCAGTCGTCCACCGGCCGCGGTGTGGTCGACGGCAACGGGATCTCGGTGAAGCTCTCTGCGCTGCACCCGCGCTACACCTGGTCGCAGCGTGAACGCGTGCTGGCCGAATTGCTGCCCAAGCTGAAGACCCTGTGCCTGCAGGCCAAGCGCCACGACATCGGCCTGAACATCGATGCCGAGGAGGCCGATCGTCTGGACATTTCGCTGGATCTGCTGGAGGCCCTGGCGCTCGACCCGGCACTGGCGGGCTGGACCGGGCTCGGCTTTGTCGTGCAGGCGTACCAGAAGCGCGCACCGTATGTGCTCGATTTCGTGATTGACCTGGCCCGCCGCAGCGGTCGTCGGATGATGGTGCGTCTGGTCAAGGGCGCGTACTGGGATGCCGAGATCAAGCGCGCGCAGATCGATGGGCTCTCGGGTTACCCGGTCTACACCCGCAAGGTGTACACGGACGTGTCCTACCTGGCGTGTGCCAAGAAGCTGCTCGCCGCGCGCGATGTGATATATCCGCAGTTCGCCACCCACAACGCGCACTCGCTGGCCGCAATCTTCCATCTTGCCGCGGCTGAGGGGCGTGCCTGGCAGCCCGGCGACTACGAGTTCCAGTGCCTGCATGGCATGGGCGAGCCGCTGTACGACCAGATCGTGGGCCAGGCCGAGCGCCACCGCATGGTGCGCATCTATGCGCCGGTGGGCAGCCATGAGACCCTGCTGGCTTACCTGGTTCGTCGTCTGCTGGAAAACGGCGCCAACACCAGTTTCGTGAACCGCATCGTGGACGAGCGGGTGCCGGTGGAAGAACTGATTGCCGACCCGGTCGAGCAGGCCGCGCCGCTGGCTGGCGCACCGCATCCGAAGATTCCGCTGCCCGCTGAGCTGTTCGGGACGCTGCGCGCCAACTCCGAGGGCCACGACCTGGCCAGCGAAACGGTGCGTGAACGCATTGCCACCGCGCTGGCTGCCTCCTGCGAAACGGCCTTCCGAGCGGGACCGACGCTCGCGGTCGAGGCCGCTGAAGCGATCGTCCAACCGGTCTGCAACCCCGCCGACCACCGCGATGTGGTGGGCCACGTGGCAGAGGCCACGGCCGCAGACGTGGCTCAGGCACTGCTGGCTGCCCATGCGGTGGCATCCGAGTGGGGCGCCACCCCGGCCGCCGTGCGCAGCGACGCGCTGGAGCGCGCTGCGGAACTGTTCGAGCGCGACGCCGACATCCTGCTGGCGCTCACTGTGCGCGAGGCGGGCAAGTCGTGGGGCAACGCCGTGGCGGAGCTGCGGGAAGCCGTCGACTTCCTGCGCTACTACGCACAACAGGCGCGGGGCTTCGATCCTGCCACCCATGTGCCGCTGGGCCCCGTGCTGTGCATCAGCCCGTGGAACTTCCCGCTGGCCATCTTCACCGGACAGGTGGCTGCCGCCCTGGCCGCAGGCAACTCTGTGCTGGCCAAGCCTGCTGAGCAAACGCCCCTGATTGCCGCCTTTGCGGTTCGCCTGCTGCATGAAGCCGGGGTGCCGGTGGCGGCCGCGCAATTGTTGCCCGGCCGTGGCGAGACCGTGGGCGCCGCCCTGGTGGCGGATGCCCGCGTGCGCGGCGTGATGTTCACTGGCTCGACCGAGGTCGCGGCGCTGATCAACCGCACGCTGGCTGCGCGCGGTGGCAACGTGCCGCTGATTGCCGAGACCGGCGGCCAGAACGCCATGATCGTCGATTCCACGGCGCTGCCCGAGCAGGTGGTGGGCGACGTGCTGGCCTCGGCCTTCGATTCGGCCGGCCAGCGTTGCTCGGCACTGCGCGTGCTGTGTCTGCAGGAGGACATCGCGGATGGCGTGCTGCACATGCTGCAGGGCGCGTTCACCGAGCTGCGCCTGGGCAACCCCGCCGACGTCCGCATCGACATCGGCCCGGTGATCGACGCCGAAGCGCGCGATGGCCTGCAAAGCCACGTGGCCGCGATGCAGCACAAGGGCGCCCGTGTCACCCAGTTGACGCTGCCCGCCGAATGCGCACACGGCACCTTCGTCGCCCCGACCATCATCGAGATCGGTGCGCTGTCGGAGCTGGGACGCGAGCAGTTCGGCCCCATCCTGCACGTGCTGCGCTACCGTGCCGCCGACCTGGACAGCCTGATCGACGCCATCAATGCCAGCGGCTATGGCCTGACGATGGGCGTGCACACGCGCATCGACGAGACGGTGGAGCGGGTGGCCGCCCGCGCGCATGTCGGCAACCTCTATGTGAACCGCAACGTCATTGGTGCGGTGGTGGGGGTGCAGCCCTTCGGCGGCGAAGGCCTGTCCGGCACAGGACCGAAGGCGGGTGGCCCGCTGTACCTCCATCGCCTGCTGGCCCGCACCTCGGGGCCCCGACTGCACAACGGTGCCGTGTCGGTCACGGAAGGGGATGAGACCCGGTCGGCCGACCAGGCATTTGCCGCCTTCCTGAGCTGGCTGGACGGCGCCGGGCGGGCCCTGCTGGAGGGCGACGAACTCGCCGTGCTGCGCGACCGCGCCGACGCCTGCCGTGCGCGCCGCATCAGTGGCCTGCGCGTGGCCTTGCCCGGCCCCACGGGCGAGGACGACAGCCTGCGCTTCACCGCGCGCGGCACGATTGCCGGGGTGGCGGACACCGCCACGGCCGTGCTGCATCAGCTGATGGCGGCGCTGGCGAGCGGCAACCACCTGGTGGTGGCAGAAGGCCATGCGGCCCGGGTGGTGGTGGCCTCGCTGCCCGCGCCCCTGCGCTCGCATGTGACGGTGGATGCGGCGTGGTTCGAGCGCGAGCTGGGCGCGGTGCTGTTCGAGGGCAGCGAGGCCGATGCCGATGCCTTGCGTGTTCGCGTGGCGTCTCGCCCCGGCCCGATCCTGCAGTTGCTGCAACCGACACCGGACTACGACCTGAGCCGCCTGGTGCACGAGCGGACGTTGTCGATCAACACCGCCGCGGCCGGTGGCAACGCCAGCCTGATGGCCATGGGCGCTTGA
- a CDS encoding Lrp/AsnC ligand binding domain-containing protein — protein MDRIDLKILAELQADARLSIVELSRRVGLTKTPCAERVRRLEKTGVIRGYHADLDPDAVGAGHIVVVQVLLAGTTEHELRRFNEAVQRIPEIESCHMIAGDFDYLLKVRTRDINEYRRVMGEHISGLPGVKQTHTYVVMEMVKESRSLPLPHP, from the coding sequence ATGGACCGCATTGACCTCAAGATCCTCGCCGAACTGCAGGCAGACGCCCGCCTGTCCATCGTGGAACTGTCCCGCCGGGTCGGCCTCACCAAGACGCCGTGTGCAGAGCGGGTGCGGCGGCTGGAGAAAACAGGGGTGATCCGCGGGTACCACGCCGACCTGGATCCCGATGCCGTGGGGGCCGGTCACATCGTTGTGGTGCAAGTGCTGCTGGCCGGCACCACCGAGCACGAACTCCGGCGCTTCAACGAAGCCGTGCAACGCATCCCCGAGATCGAGTCATGCCACATGATCGCCGGCGACTTCGACTACCTGCTGAAAGTCCGCACCCGCGACATCAACGAGTACAGGCGGGTGATGGGCGAGCACATCTCCGGCCTGCCGGGTGTGAAGCAGACCCACACGTATGTGGTCATGGAGATGGTGAAGGAGTCACGCAGCCTGCCGCTGCCACACCCCTGA
- a CDS encoding branched-chain amino acid ABC transporter substrate-binding protein produces MTLRFAPSPSLRHVALAAASFAALATAGGAAQAQTVVKIGHVGPVSGPQAHYGRDNENGARMAVDELNKQNISIGGKKVTFELLAEDDAADPKQGTAAAQKLCDAKVNGVVGHLNSGTTIPASKVYNQCGLPMISPSATNPDLTKPGYKNVFRLLANDNALGAGLANYAHGTLKLKKVAIIDDRTAYGKGVAEVFAKTAKQLGMEVVSQQYTNDKAVDFMAILTAIKNKKPDGIFFGGMDPQAGPMLRQMQQLGLTKTYLFGGDGICTDKLIELASGAKTLGNVVCAVGGASLEKLAGGKDWRARYDAKFPGQFQVYSPYTYDATMVLVDAMKRANSVDPKVYGPKIVEAAYQGVTAKVQFESNGELKNPAMTLYGYKDGKKTPVN; encoded by the coding sequence ATGACCCTTCGCTTTGCCCCTTCCCCGAGCCTGCGCCACGTGGCCCTGGCTGCCGCATCGTTTGCCGCCCTGGCCACGGCCGGCGGCGCAGCCCAGGCCCAGACTGTGGTCAAGATCGGCCACGTGGGCCCGGTGTCCGGCCCGCAGGCGCACTACGGTCGCGACAACGAGAACGGCGCACGCATGGCGGTCGACGAACTCAACAAGCAGAACATCTCGATCGGCGGCAAGAAGGTGACCTTCGAACTGCTGGCCGAAGATGACGCAGCCGACCCGAAGCAGGGCACGGCGGCCGCGCAGAAGCTGTGTGACGCCAAGGTCAACGGCGTGGTGGGCCACCTGAACTCGGGCACCACCATCCCGGCCTCGAAGGTGTACAACCAGTGCGGCCTGCCGATGATCTCGCCCTCGGCCACCAACCCCGACCTGACCAAGCCGGGCTACAAGAACGTGTTCCGCCTGCTGGCCAACGACAACGCCCTGGGCGCCGGTCTGGCCAATTACGCGCATGGCACCCTGAAGCTCAAGAAGGTCGCGATCATCGATGACCGCACGGCCTACGGCAAGGGCGTGGCCGAAGTGTTCGCCAAGACCGCCAAGCAACTGGGTATGGAGGTGGTGAGCCAGCAGTACACGAACGACAAGGCGGTGGACTTCATGGCCATCCTGACGGCCATCAAGAACAAGAAGCCGGACGGCATCTTCTTCGGTGGCATGGACCCGCAGGCCGGCCCGATGCTGCGCCAGATGCAGCAGCTGGGGCTGACCAAGACCTACCTGTTCGGCGGCGACGGCATTTGTACCGACAAGCTGATCGAACTGGCCAGCGGCGCCAAGACGCTGGGCAACGTGGTCTGCGCGGTGGGCGGTGCCTCGCTCGAGAAACTGGCCGGCGGCAAGGACTGGCGCGCCCGTTACGACGCCAAGTTCCCGGGCCAGTTCCAGGTCTATTCGCCCTACACCTACGACGCCACAATGGTGCTGGTGGACGCGATGAAGCGCGCGAACTCGGTCGACCCGAAGGTGTACGGCCCGAAGATCGTCGAGGCCGCTTACCAGGGCGTGACGGCCAAGGTGCAGTTCGAATCGAATGGCGAGCTGAAGAACCCCGCCATGACGTTGTACGGCTACAAGGACGGCAAGAAGACGCCGGTGAACTGA
- a CDS encoding DNA polymerase III subunit chi, with protein sequence MSEARTGKVEFHHGVGDKLAYACRLLRKAYRAGARVVVTGDEASLRTLDRQLWTFDEQEFLPHVLAAAAGDLPACQHDTAIWLTPDPATAPGERSVLVNVGQRLPAGMDRCARLFDIVSSEPEDRQLGRQRWKQYAAMGWQVQPHEVKE encoded by the coding sequence ATGAGCGAGGCCCGGACAGGCAAGGTCGAGTTCCACCACGGGGTGGGCGACAAGCTGGCGTATGCCTGCCGCCTGCTGCGCAAGGCGTACCGGGCCGGGGCCCGCGTGGTGGTGACGGGGGATGAAGCGAGCCTGCGCACCCTCGATCGCCAGCTCTGGACATTTGACGAGCAGGAGTTCCTGCCGCATGTGCTGGCCGCGGCGGCAGGCGATCTGCCTGCCTGTCAGCACGACACGGCCATCTGGCTCACGCCTGACCCGGCCACCGCGCCGGGCGAGCGCAGCGTGCTGGTGAATGTGGGACAGCGGCTGCCGGCGGGCATGGACCGCTGTGCCCGGCTGTTCGACATCGTCTCCAGCGAGCCGGAGGACCGCCAGCTCGGGCGGCAACGCTGGAAGCAGTACGCAGCCATGGGCTGGCAGGTGCAGCCGCACGAGGTCAAGGAATGA